In the genome of Methylotenera mobilis JLW8, the window TTAAATTGAAGATAGCCATTTACCCAATAATGTGAGTGTTTAGATATTAGTAGTAAGGTGACGCTGCATGCTTAGCAACGGTGCTGCGTCTAATCCAGTCAATCCTTTCGAGCAAGAGGAAAACATGTCAGACATTCAAAATGACAATCAGCAGGCTGAATCGCAATCGTGCGGTTGTTCCCAAGTAGATCAAGAAAAACGTAACTTTTTAATCGCCACTTCCGCAGTTGGTGCATTGGGCTGTGCTGCAGTAGCTGTGCCCTTTGTAAAAAGCATGACGCCAAGTGAGCGTGCTAAAGCGGCAGGTGCGCCAGTAGAAGTTGATATCAGCAAAATTGAGCCAGGCACTATGATGACGGCTGAGTGGCGTGGTAAACCAGTATGGATTATTAATCGTACTGAAGAAATGACAGCTGAGTTGGCTCAGCATGACGGTCAGTTATCAGACCCTGCTTCTGATGTAACTTCACAACAGCCTGCTTATTGTAAAAATGAAGGCCGTTCTATTAAGCCAAATCTTGCTGTGATTGTTGGTATCTGTACCCATTTGGGCTGCTCACCTAGCGGTAAGTTGCAAAAAGGCGGTGATATGGGTGACGGCTGGACTGGCGGTTTCTTCTGCCCATGTCATGGCTCTAAGTTTGATTTGGCTGGTCGCGTGTTCAAGGGTTCTCCTGCACCTATCAACTTGGTAGTGCCGCCACATAAATACTTGAGTGAGAATCTACTTCTGATTGGTGTTGATACTGAAGAGAAAGCATAATCATGACTGATAAAAATAAATCAGCGCTCGCAAGCGCATTAAATGACGGTATCAATTGGGTAGATGCTCGTTTTCCATTAACGAGTAACGTTAAGGCGCATTTGACCGAATATTACGCAC includes:
- the petA gene encoding ubiquinol-cytochrome c reductase iron-sulfur subunit, with translation MSDIQNDNQQAESQSCGCSQVDQEKRNFLIATSAVGALGCAAVAVPFVKSMTPSERAKAAGAPVEVDISKIEPGTMMTAEWRGKPVWIINRTEEMTAELAQHDGQLSDPASDVTSQQPAYCKNEGRSIKPNLAVIVGICTHLGCSPSGKLQKGGDMGDGWTGGFFCPCHGSKFDLAGRVFKGSPAPINLVVPPHKYLSENLLLIGVDTEEKA